A genome region from Apus apus isolate bApuApu2 chromosome 2, bApuApu2.pri.cur, whole genome shotgun sequence includes the following:
- the LOC127381517 gene encoding tubulin beta-2 chain, which produces MREIVHIQAGQCGNQIGAKFWEVISDEHGIDPTGSYHGDSDLQLERINVYYNEATGNKYVPRAILVDLEPGTMDSVRSGPFGQIFRPDNFVFGQSGAGNNWAKGHYTEGAELVDSVLDVVRKESESCDCLQGFQLTHSLGGGTGSGMGTLLISKIREEYPDRIMNTFSVMPSPKVSDTVVEPYNATLSVHQLVENTDETYCIDNEALYDICFRTLKLTTPTYGDLNHLVSATMSGVTTCLRFPGQLNADLRKLAVNMVPFPRLHFFMPGFAPLTSRGSQQYRALTVPELTQQMFDSKNMMAACDPRHGRYLTVAAIFRGRMSMKEVDEQMLNVQNKNSSYFVEWIPNNVKTAVCDIPPRGLKMSATFIGNSTAIQELFKRISEQFTAMFRRKAFLHWYTGEGMDEMEFTEAESNMNDLVSEYQQYQDATADEQGEFEEEGEEDEA; this is translated from the exons ATGCGTGAGATCGTGCACATCCAGGCCGGGCAGTGCGGCAACCAGATCGGCGCCAAG TTCTGGGAGGTCATCAGCGATGAGCACGGCATCGACCCCACGGGCAGCTACCACGGGGACAGtgacctgcagctggagaggatCAACGTCTACTACAATGAAGCCACCG GTAACAAGTACGTGCCTCGTGCCATCCTGGTGGACCTGGAGCCCGGCACGATGGACTCCGTGCGCTCTGGCCCCTTTGGACAGATCTTCAGGCCCGACAACTTTGTCTTTG GTCAGAGCGGGGCTGGCAACAACTGGGCCAAGGGGCACTACAcggaaggagctgagctggtggACTCGGTCCTGGACGTGGTGAGGAAGGAGTCGGAGAGCTGTGACTGCCTGCAGGGCTTCCAGCTGACGCACTCGCTGGGCGGCGGCACGGGCTCTGGGATGGGCACCCTCCTCATCAGCAAGATCCGGGAGGAGTACCCCGACCGCATCATGAACACCTTCAGCGTCATGCCCTCCCCCAAGGTGTCGGACACGGTGGTGGAGCCCTACAATGCCACCCTCTCTGTGCACCAGCTGGTGGAGAACACGGACGAGACCTACTGCATCGACAACGAGGCCCTGTATGACATTTGCTTCCGCACCCTGAAGCTGACCACTCCCACCTACGGGGACCTCAACCACCTGGTGTCGGCCACCATGAGCGGCGTCACCACCTGCCTCCGCTTCCCCGGGCAGCTGAACGCCGACCTGCGCAAGCTGGCGGTCAACATGGTGCCTTTCCCCCGGCTGCACTTCTTCATGCCGGGCTTCGCCCCGCTCACCAGCCGCGGCAGCCAGCAGTACCGCGCCCTGACGGTGCCCGAGCTGACGCAGCAGATGTTCGACTCCAAGAACATGATGGCCGCCTGCGACCCCCGCCACGGCCGCTACCTGACGGTGGCCGCCATCTTCCGGGGCCGCATGTCCATGAAGGAGGTGGACGAGCAGATGCTCAACGTGCAGAACAAGAACAGCAGCTACTTCGTGGAGTGGATCCCCAACAACGTGAAGACGGCCGTCTGCGACATCCCCCCGCGCGGCCTCAAGATGTCCGCCACCTTCATCGGCAACAGCACGGCCATCCAGGAGCTCTTCAAGAGGATCTCGGAGCAGTTCACGGCCATGTTCCGGCGCAAGGCCTTCTTGCACTGGTACACCGGCGAGGGCATGGATGAGATGGAGTTCACGGAGGCAGAGAGCAACATGAACGACCTGGTCTCCGAATACCAGCAATACCAGGACGCCACTGCTGACGAGCAGGGGGAAtttgaagaggaaggagaggaggatgaGGCGTAA